The genome window TAAAGATAATAATAGAGACAGGCAATCTTCTGAAGGATGAAGTCAAAAAAGTATGCAAGATAGTAGAAGACATAGGAGCTGATTTTATTCAGACATCCACAGGATATGGCACAAGAGGAGTGGAACTTGATGATATCAGGCTTATAAGAGAAATAGTCACGAGGAACATAGGGGTTAAGGCTTCTGGCGGAATAAGAACATTTAAAGATGCACAGGCACTGATAGATGCCGGAGCCACAAGGATAGGTACAAGAGCCGCAGTCGCAATAATGGACGAGTATGCTGAGCTTTTTGACAAATAGAATTTTAAAATCAAAATAAAGATTTTTATATGCCGACATATAAAGCAAAAGGTCTTATCATCAAATCATATCGTCTTGGTGAAGCAGATAAGATAGTAAAAATATTCACTCCGGATATGGGTCTGATAAGCGCGGTCGCCAAAGGTGCTTTCAATATGAAGAGCAGATTTTCGGGCAGACTTGAGCTGTATAATGTTATTGACTGTGAATTTTCCCAGGGCAGGACTCTTGATATTGTCAGCCAGGCGGAAATACTGGAAATATTTAACGGCATTTCAGGGGATTTTTTAAAATTCAATTACACCCAGTCATTATCCGAAATGATATTAAAGACACAGTCTGAAAAAGCAGCATCCTACAATCTTTTTAAGCTGACCTATCTTGTAATAAAGAAGATGAATAATATTGATGACAGTAATGAAGTTTTTTTACAGATGCTTCTTATCTTCTTTATGATTAATTTTTCAAAAATCATGGGTTATGCTCCCATGTTAAAATGCTGTACTGTCTGCGGCTGCGAAATGCTGAAAAATCCGGAAATTTTTTCTGTGAAATACGGCGGAACAGTATGTAGAAGCTGCTCTTCGGGTAAAAGCGGGATAATTTTTTTTAATGATGAAGAGATGCATCTGCTGACAGGTCTTTTAAGCTGTCGTCTTGAGGAACTGACAGATTTTAAAGTTAGCTATAGAACTTCTTCCAGGATCTTGGACCTGATGGCTGAATATGTTTCATTTCATTCTGAGATAAATCTGTCAAGCCTTGCTTATCTGAAAAAAATACACAAAAATATTGTCTGATCTGATATCCGGAAAAAATTTCAAATTGACTATAACTTTAATAATTATTAAAATGAAAACTTATGGATTTTCAGGAAATTATATTTAATTTGCAAAAATACTGGTCTGCAAAAGGCTGTATCATAAAACAACCAATGGATGTTGAAAAAGGGGCAGGAACATTTAACCCTGATACTTTTTTAAGGTGTCTTGGTCCTGAGCCATGGAAAGTAGCTTATGTTGAACCATCCAGGAGACCGGCTGACGGCAGGTATGGAGAGAATCCTTTTAGAACACAGTATTATTATCAGTTCCAGGTGCTTTTAAAGCCTTCTCCTGATGATGTAATAGATCTTTATCTTGGCTCGCTTTCAAGCCTTGGAATTGATCTGAAAAATCACGATATCAGATTTGTTGAAGATGACTGGGCTTCACCGACTATAGGAGCGGCAGGACTGGGCTGGGAAGTCTGGGCTGACGGAATGGAAATCACGCAATTTACATATTTCCAGCAAATGGGCGGTATTTCTCTTAAGCCTGTATGCGCTGAACTGACATACGGACTGGAAAGAATAGCTATGTATCTGCAGGACAAAGACAGTTTCTGGGATCTTGCCTGGACAAAAGGAATTACTTATGCTGATGTTCATCTTGAATCGGAAAAACAATGGTCAGTATATAATTTTGAGGTTGCCGACATAGCAATGCTGCAGGATCTTTTCAATAAATTTGAAAAGGAATTTTCAAATGCATTAAAAAAAGACCTTGTTTATGTTGCCTGTGAATATGTTCTGAAATGCTCACATGTATTTAATCTGCTCGATGCAAGAGAAGCAATAAGCGTTTCGGAAAGAACTTCTTATATAGCAAGGGTAAGGAATATAGCAAAACTTCTTTGTGCTGCATATATCAGCCAGAGA of Actinomycetota bacterium contains these proteins:
- the recO gene encoding DNA repair protein RecO; this encodes MPTYKAKGLIIKSYRLGEADKIVKIFTPDMGLISAVAKGAFNMKSRFSGRLELYNVIDCEFSQGRTLDIVSQAEILEIFNGISGDFLKFNYTQSLSEMILKTQSEKAASYNLFKLTYLVIKKMNNIDDSNEVFLQMLLIFFMINFSKIMGYAPMLKCCTVCGCEMLKNPEIFSVKYGGTVCRSCSSGKSGIIFFNDEEMHLLTGLLSCRLEELTDFKVSYRTSSRILDLMAEYVSFHSEINLSSLAYLKKIHKNIV
- a CDS encoding glycine--tRNA ligase subunit alpha, coding for MDFQEIIFNLQKYWSAKGCIIKQPMDVEKGAGTFNPDTFLRCLGPEPWKVAYVEPSRRPADGRYGENPFRTQYYYQFQVLLKPSPDDVIDLYLGSLSSLGIDLKNHDIRFVEDDWASPTIGAAGLGWEVWADGMEITQFTYFQQMGGISLKPVCAELTYGLERIAMYLQDKDSFWDLAWTKGITYADVHLESEKQWSVYNFEVADIAMLQDLFNKFEKEFSNALKKDLVYVACEYVLKCSHVFNLLDAREAISVSERTSYIARVRNIAKLLCAAYISQREQLGFPLLGKEKNGE